From a single Candidatus Methylomirabilota bacterium genomic region:
- a CDS encoding carboxymuconolactone decarboxylase family protein — protein MARLTPITGKNQVDTKDHAIVDAIVQSRGALQGPFTMFLHCPELAGRLAHLGAFVRFEGSLDMRVRVLAAMTVARELDAVYVWGAQTGGARRLGVPETTITAIREKHARGIPPEDAQIVEFTRELIRKHRVDEATVKALQTRFGNEGFIELTGAIGYYSMLAMTVNACELEASKGAEVLQ, from the coding sequence ATGGCACGGCTCACTCCCATCACCGGCAAGAACCAGGTGGACACCAAGGACCACGCGATCGTGGACGCCATCGTCCAGAGCCGCGGCGCGCTCCAGGGCCCGTTCACGATGTTCCTCCACTGCCCGGAGCTGGCCGGCCGCCTCGCGCATCTGGGCGCCTTCGTGCGCTTCGAGGGCTCGCTCGACATGCGGGTGCGCGTGCTCGCGGCCATGACCGTCGCGCGGGAGCTCGACGCGGTCTACGTGTGGGGCGCGCAGACGGGTGGCGCCCGGCGGCTCGGCGTGCCGGAGACGACCATCACGGCCATCCGCGAGAAGCACGCGCGCGGCATCCCGCCGGAGGACGCCCAGATCGTGGAGTTCACGCGCGAGCTCATCCGGAAGCACCGGGTCGATGAGGCCACCGTGAAGGCGCTGCAGACGCGGTTCGGCAACGAGGGATTCATCGAGCTGACCGGGGCGATCGGCTACTACAGCATGCTGGCGATGACGGTGAACGCCTGCGAGCTGGAAGCCAGCAAGGGCGCCGAGGTCCTGCAATGA